TGTCTTATAaagttgaaaatcaacattttaaCCCTAGTTATACTGGCATCCATCAGCTAGAGGATCGTTTGTTACAAAGATTCTGCCTCCTTGTGCATATACCATCTGCTAAATCTCGAGGCCATCCAATTCATTTAGATTTTGCATGGGCCCAGGAAGACCATTGAATAGTTGAATGCTAAAGGTTTACTAGTTCTAAGCTTCAAGGAATCAATTAAGAGTTACTTGGCAGGCATCATCCAGACCTTAGTTTGATCATTTCAAAAGTTTTTCTGCCAATGACTGGTCCAGCATCCAACTTATGGATATTGAATGCTCTATATACATGACACCATCCTAGTGCAGAAAATTTCTGCATGTAGTTTAGAATATTCGGATTCATGTATGATATATTGTGGCTAATAAAGCATCTTGTTCGATCTAGTTTTGCATATCTCTGTGAATTCTGCTGTGTTTGGACCATATTAGTTTGATCGAGTGATGGTAATATCTTGAGTAGGCTGCTGGGTTCTTGAGGCATTCTTCTTAGATGTGAACATACAGATTTAATTTGAAATGGGTACCTGCTAGTGTCAACTATTAAGTCAGAAGTTTAAACTGACTAGATGCTAAATTTATAAACATCTTCttcatataaaatttgaaaaagtctgCTATGAAAATACTCAAATTCTAGTTTGATTTTCTCAGGAACAGTGAATATACACCCCAGTCTGCTGCCACTGTACCGTGGTGCTGCTCCTGTTCAAAGGGCGTTGCAGGTTCTCTATCTTTTTAGATTTATGATGTTCAATTTGTTTAATACTTTTACAGTCCTTTTTAAATTTGTACAGTCACAGCCATAACTTTCTGCATTAGGATGGTGTTAAAGAAACAGGAGTATCGTTGGCATTCACTGTGCGTGCACTTGATGCTGGACCTATTATTTCCTGTGGAAGATTGGAAATTGATAATCAAATTAAGGTATACTTGTCTGTACTTACTACACTGGTCATGAAGCATGGCTAATGTTTTAGGATTCATCTAGTCTTCAGTTTTCTAGGCCCCACGTAAAATTGGATTCATCTGAAAAAATTATGCGGTTCCATATATTCGAAGACAAGATCTATCAAGTTTGATGAGACCTTATCAATTGTATGATGTATCTTTAATTCAAATGGTAACAATATGTCACCTATATTTCTTCAGCTTATATCCTtctctgttattttttttataagtagtaaTGAGCTTTCAGAAGTGGTATTTGAAAGTAGTAATATACCCTTctctgttattattattattattttcttaaaatttttggcAGGGAGTCATTCATTGGCTGCAACTTATTTTATCTTTCTTGCAAGCACAGACACACTGACGTATCTGCATTTACCTTCAGTCTCAGCTTGCATTCTAAGCTCAGGCCCTATACaagttaatttataagttattcAGAACTctatgtgtgtgtgagagagagaaaagcaaTAACTGCTTTATTGTTTTTAAGCACCTCGTGAGTAACCACGGAATACTTTGCTTGCAGGCACCTGATTTACTTGAATTGCTATTTTCTGAAGGTGCGATTTTTTGTTAGTATCTACCTTTAACATGCACGTAGTTGATTCAATGAGCTACTTTATCTTTGCATCTATACCTTAACTTTTGTCAGCTGATAATGATATGGTTGTGCCTGATAAATTGATGATGCTATAGGGACCCCTTAATCAATTAGCTTTCACGTGTAGCGTATAAATTGTTTCACAGATGAAGTCAATGAACACCCACAAATGCATGCCTGTGTATGTGTATGACATATTGACATTCATCAGcaagtttgttttattttctctatatttatatataatttatttagtgACTaggtatagttttttttttttttttttttttttttttttttttttttttatatatatatatgtaataaccAATGAGTATCATCCACCAAGTTTGTTAAATTTCTAAGAATCATTTCATCCTTATCTTCGCCTTTTTTCATTACTGAAAAGGATATTTATTGGCCACAGGCATTGTGAAATTGTAAAGCCTTGAGGCATAagcttttcaaaatttgaattttagtcATTGATAACAAAAAAAGCATTAAATCGGTCAACAAAAGGTAATAAATGTAGATTGTGTAAAGAACTTCCTAGTGggcttaaaatatttatatcaaaAGGCAGATCACAGAAATGTAATAAATGTAGATGTTCTTAGTGACGACCAAAAAGTTACTAGGTGTATGGTTGGTCACTTTGTCCATAGAGAGAAGAAGGATCAGTTAAACTGTAGGCTACATAAGAGACATGAATCAAAGTGTTAAAAGGTGTAAGAACTGAAAAGGCACAATGTTATCAGGCAAACAAAACTAAGGCACAAATAGCATGAGATTTCACCACTATGCCTAATCAGACTATTTCTTAAGGTTATAAGCCTCGAAGTATTCTAAGACCATGCTGCTAGTAAGTAAACCTCaaaatgttttatatatttataattatgaggTTTACTAGAATGAAGACTGCAATAGATTTTGGTTGATGGTAGCAATTAATATTATTGATTTGTTTCCTAGTGCCTTTTTTTGGCATAAGTTCTTAATTGTACAAGTTAGGTTATGCGctaaatttgtaatatataaCCATGATTCCCAGTGATATATATGTTTTGGGAAGTAACTGATCAATCTACTCTTGAATCATTCAGGATCTAAACTTCTAATCCATGAACTTCCTTCTATATTGGACGGATCAGCTAGGTTGAAAGCACAACCCCAGGATGACTCTAAAGCTACTTTAGCTCCAAAGGTAACatgctagaaatagaactaGGAGTACCGTCTTGCAACTTTTATAGAGATATTTGAGGTGTAACCTGCATTGGAGGAAGATGAGCTGCCCTCATTTAGGCATTCAATGCTTTAACATGCTGTGTGTGCGCACagaatttcataattttcattttatttaaacaccaTATTTCTCTTCCAGAGGTGGTTTTGCTTCTCATACCATGAAATTTCACATGTGAAGATGGGATTTGGTGTCTTCGTAGGTATAGCATACAGCATTTGGCTGCAAATCTATTCACAATAATCTGAATATTCAAGTAAATGAGGTGGAACTGGTTAGAAACAACGCCATATATGTTTCTAAGTTATCTATATTTTGCAGTACCTCAatagtatattaattattaagttggCCAAATTGTTTGTGTTCCACCACCTTGAATAATTGAATTGGTAAAAGTTCAGTCATGTTTGAGTTTTCCTGCCTTATGCAGATAACCCCTGAAGAGTCATGGCTATCTTTTGATGAAGAAGCTCCAGTCCTACATAATAAAGTAAGCTCTTCTTCTTTTGAGTCCAACCAAGCGGTCATGACATGCAATGTTTCTAGGTTCGTGCATTTGCAGGTTGGCCAGGAACCCGAGCTAAGGTTGGAGTTGTTGACAAGAAAAATGGTCATGAAAATATCTTAGAGCTTAAAATCATAACTACGAGGGTCTGCAGCCATTACAATATTCAGAGCAATGAAGTCGATGAAATTACTTTTGTCAAGGGTGCCTTGGTATTTCCATGTGGAGAATGCACAGGGCTTGAGGTGCGCTTCAAACTTCCCTTACCAtgtttttgtttctattaaaTTGTGCTGATTCTATGGCATGTTAGGAGATgattctttctctctgtttttttcccAGTAAATGACGTTTGTAGTATAACATGTTGGGTTATTCTTTTGGCCTACCCAACATGATTGAACTGCATTTCTGGTTAAAGTAAAACCCGATATTTGGATCATTGGGATACATTATAACTCATTTTATTGAACTTCACCTCTTCACATAAGAAAATggaggttatatatatatatatatatatatatattttttttttatgtgtagaaaaacaaaatgaatgtGATCTTACGTTGACACCTTCAATATGGCAAATGTATGACTTCCTGATTTTGGTTCTTTGGTAAATCTGCAAGGTTTTGGAAGTTCAACTTCCCGGGAAGAAGGCCATTAGTGCGGCTGCCTTCTGGAATGGCTTGCGAGGACAAACACTGAAAAAGTTATGACAGAGTTTGATCATTTTACTTAGGCAGCATTTAAGATTTATCTTGAGGGTGAGGTTAGGAAAATTTATGGAGTTGTTATCAATGATTTTCTGTCATCTTTAATTTTATGCTGCTGTCCATTGTTTTCAATCTATGTACCAGGCCACAAACTTTGCTTCACATACAAGAGCCCTTCACTTCATATATTTTACCTATTGTGCTGTACGTACATGTTTTTGTTCCGAGATTCTTATACTGCTAAGTCACAACGTCAGTGATATATGATTGATAATATACAACGTCAATTGTCGTAGGACCAAGTGTTCGCTGTCCGAATAGGTAAcataatgagaaaaagaaaagaaaagaaaagaaaaagcaaaagaaaagatTGAAGAATCGTACTGGCAAATGGCCATAGATGCAACAATCTgttagcttaaaaaaaaaaacaacgcaGTAGCTGATACATGTTCGTTTTCTAATGGAACTACAACTAGCCCCGATGTGATGAATGAATCTGGTGCATGGAAAGTAAAAGGAGAGATGCAAAATTGCAGGCTTCGATGGCTAAATTAAAGATTCGTAAATTCTGCCATTATAAATGCTGAAGAATTACGTTGGACGCTACCAATTGCGCCCACCACATATTCCATAAAGAGAAATGTCTTCAACCCTCCTGGCTTTTCTCATAAATCAACAatcacaactttttttaatgCCTCTTTAAGCATCAATTAGTTCATTAACTATGACTGATGCCAGATTCTTTGTCGAACATCATAAATTATAATCTGGCAGATCAACTACTTTacatatagactatatatagttGTCAATGTTACAGTAGCATCATCATGATTTGGTTTTTCCAGTATTCTGCATCGCTTAATCGATGAAAGTTGTCAGTTCTGGTCTATTCGTGGGGTTGATcccatttatatatgtatatatgagtGGGAATGGATTCCGCGTTTATGGCACAAAAGCATCAAATTccaggaaaaaatatatatatatatattaaaagagtTGATGTGATGCTAAGCAGAATTATTCTAATCTTAATCCCCTAATTAAGATGCAGGTTTACCGTTTAATCTTGATATTGGATTTGACTTAATAAGGacttaattaattagattaaaaGGGGTTAAAGTTCCATTGACAGCAAAAAAAGGTTTTGCAGTATAAAGTCAACAAAGAAGTCTGAAAATTTGAGCGGTAGCTCATGATTTTAGAAGAttctattttgagaatttaaggGACATATATCACTGAAAAGGTAATGCTATTGATcaatttcatgttttttttttttttcattttctatcaaGCATTTTTAAGCATTCTTACAAGGATGCTTAAAAAATAGTTACACTGCaaaactattaagaaaaaaaaaatataactttattaacatttatttctttaactattaaaaaaatttaaatatccaAACAGTAACTTTGAAGAGGTAAAAATAGGgaactaaatattatttttcttccaaaCATCATTTATGATAGACAGATCGACaacttataaattattgataaatATCATTATATGATGAAACGAATTGATTAATGTCAGTCAAAACTTCATACAATACTGAAATATCTTAATGGAGAGGTAGGTATTTATATTCCTATTCTTCACcaattcaataaataaaaaaaataaccaaaaaaaaaaaaaagaacaaatacaAAAACCCTTTAATTGGGTTGAAAGGCAATGATTCACAACAATTTTTAGTTGGAATAAAAGCCAAAGAAAGAATggaataacacttttttttataataaccaATAGATGTGAGTATCGCACATCTTAAactaataaaaggaaaataatagacCATCCTGCATGTTCCCTTGATCATCTTGCTTTTAGTAATTAGATACTGAAAAATATTGTACCATTAACATCGATCGGTACTTATAAATGAATAATCAACActaatttcattttgatgcatcatattaaTGTGTATTAAGATACAATTATCTTATCTACTAATTAGCTTTGAGTATTAATTGTCACGTGATCActgtgatgagatgagatgagatgagttgagattaaaattaaaaattgaataaaatcttgttaaaatatattttttttaatattatttttattttaagacttgaaaatattaaaatttttttttgtgaaaatttgataaagttgtaataattagataattgtgaaaacaaacgagacttAGTGTTtcttaatgttattattttagatGCATAAATACtactttcttttaattatttggtaaaaattttacaagtttttttaaagtaaagttGGCATTTTTCAATGATACAGTACTTTAATACAGTATGATCAGTGATCACACCTCGAAGGGTGTTAACGTAATTTCGGAGTAATAAAatgattgaaaagaaaattcactCTCTAAAGTCTAAACTGAACAAAAATGAAAGTACAGGTATACATATAGCACGGACGTACTACTGCTGTTTTGTAGATCGTCTTTTTAAATCCAGCGTGCTGCTGCTTCTCTTATATAAATACCGACTCTTCGCAGTGCATCACATacgtacctctctctctctctcactctcaaatttgcttaatttcttCAAAAGCGAAGGAACAATATGGGTGCTCTTGATTACCTTTCCAACTTCTGCACTGTCACTAGCACAAGGAGCAAGCGCAAATCAATGCAGGTACTCAATAGCACCAACGAATTTTCCTTTACTCTCTGcgttattttcttttgttgtccTGTTCTTTGAAGTTGAAGATTGTTTGTCTTTTTTGCAGACAGTTGAGATTAAAGTCAAAATGGACTGTGATGGCTGTGAAAGGAGAGTTAAAAATGCTGTTACCTCCATGAAAGGTTATATCgtgtagctctctctctctctctctctctgtgcgtgCGTGTTTGTATTGTTTCCGTCTTTTAATGAAGCTCTGTTCTATTCCAGAATTGCAATTCCGTGACAAATCAGAGAATTAAGcaacggtaaaaattaaaataaagtgtTGTAGCatcatttataagaaaaaacaaaagcatgTTTAGATTGACAGTAAGGGAAACAAATGAATCAGTCGTGACCCTTAAGAAAAGCAATCATCCCCTTTAAACTCTAggaacatttttcttttctgtttttatcGTGAGCTAGGACAGCTGATACTTAAGTGGAAGATAGTCTGGAAAAACAAGGTCCCGGCTGCCATCCGAAATCAAAGTTAACTGCATTAAACTTCCTTTTTTGTCTAGCCAGAAGATGCGTTGAAAGTGAAAATACAAGAGTACGTAAATAGACAGATTTCAGTATCTTTTTATTTCCGCTCCTCAACAATCAAAatacaattcaaacaataaaattgAGATACCATGGAGCTGTCCCTGCTGTCAGAGTTGAGGAGGAAGGCCACATTCTCCCAATATATATCTCTGTCTTCGACTAGATTTTTCAAAGTTTTAGAGAACAGTTTGATTTCGTGGTCGTTTTCGCTCCATCTGGGTAGAAATAGATTTCCGTGGAAATCTCTAGGTGGAAAATTGGGAGCTTTAGCTTTCAGGTTTTCTTGACCTGGAAGCAAGGtgtttacatcattctcagtcTGTCTCTGTCTTGTTGCAACCTGCAGGTCCATTCTCGTTGCAACTGTCCAAACATTAATTCGCACACTCTTACTTTCTACTTTCTAGATTGATTATCTTCACATTTTCTCGCTTTAAGCTGGCGCTGaaaaaagatgggaaaaagTGGCATAATATGCGCAATTAACAGACCAACTACgcatataattataaatcatgTGCATTtgttcatctttttcttttcattttctggcAAATTTATTTAGTACTCATAGTCATAGCTTTTTCCTCTCCAAAATGCATTTAGGTGTAAAATCTGTGGAGGTGAACCGAAAGCAACAACGGGTAACAGTCAGTGGTTATGTTGAACCAAATAAAGTCTTGAAGAGGGTAAAGATCAGTATTGGCAAGAGAGCTGAATTCTGGCCTTACATTCCTCAGCATCTAGTACCCTATCCTTTTGCTTCAGGGGCCTACGACAAAAGGGCACCCTCCGGCTACGTTAAAAACGTCGTTCAAGCTTTTCCGGCCGCCTCAAACAATGCAGCTCATGATCAGGAGAACATGGTCTCACTATTCAGTGATGATAATGTGAACGCTTGTTCCATCATGTAAGGCATTAATTTTACAAGTAATTACTGAAAGTCAATTGACAAATTTTAAGTACTTTGGTTCTTCTGGGAAATTAAAGAACCTTAAAAAGTACTTACGAGATAGCAACAAAATATATGAGTTATGTATTATGTGTCTGCATGCAATAATAATTTGcgagtactatatatattaaataatcattcaatagtgataaatgtgtcacatcttatttaatgggatgaaagttgaatgatagtatgatgtatagaattttcaatattattattactaagGCAGGTGTGGAATCTTTAGTACCGGTGTCAATCACTACATGCATGGTTTGCTCTAgtggaaaatatatattagtattaagaATCGTAGCAACATCATTGAGAAGGGTCCATAGCAAGTAGCTAGAGCCCTACCTTTAGATTTTGTTGGCCTTGCATGAATGTGACATGCAAATCGATCCATTCTCCGCGACCTCAAAGTGGCTAGAAACGAGTACTATATATAATCTCAAGCATGTTATGAGGTTATTATTATATGTATCCATTGTCAACGATCGACCATCCAAACAGTCTAAGATTCTCGTTGCCTACCACCAAAACATTGAATACTTTCAGGTAATGTAATATAATTAGTTGTTATCATATATACATAGTGGAATATTTATAAGCAATATTCCAAGAGCTCCCACGACATTATTAATGTTAGAATCTGAACATTATATATAGAGTACGTACGTATGCACGTTGAAGTTGCTTGATCATGTACAAAATTTACTGAAGAATGtcctaatatattataaatacctTGACAAGGAGGAGACACCGGGAAGGGATGCAGAGATCATATTATGCCAACTTTGTCGTTATCCCAACATGTTATTTATGTATAGTTACTGGTAAAACCATAATGATCAGAAACAATCTTTTTATCTGCTAAATTTGTTTGTACCATGCATTGAACATGATGAACtataaacttcaaaacaatATGGTGAAGATGAGACGTGAGATACATTAATTCAGCCACTTATAAGGCCAAAGGAAGGAGACTTGATTACCGGATAGGACCACCCTTggttaattataaaagaaaccTCTACTAAATGCGTGGCTTTTTAAAGCCGTTTCACTTTTTCTGCACTCACTGATGATTGTAATTTGATTATAAAAAGAACTAGCCCACTGCACAAACATGCAATTTTTGGTTGGAATTAAGGTTTGAatttcatttatattatataaagaagGTAGCGTTTTACGTCCTCGATCGGGATTTTGACGGGAGATCCGAATAATTGTTAGCTAACATGATCAATATATAACGCCAGACCGGTCCAATGTGGGGCGGGAATTTCTTTGACCAGAAGTGAACATAGTTTAGATGGTTCTCGTCTTTAGCAAAAGGTGATTAGAAGATCTCTAAAGGGGTAGGTAGAGAATAAGATGATTAGATGATCAATAGCGTCCCATCAACATAGTTCCGCGATGTTGTGACTGCAGGGGCGGACCCAACTATACATAGGTATTGGGGCGGTAAAAAATTcctttatataatctttttattattatttccccaaattttgtctaaaattaaaatatacggTTCCGTCGTGGTGAGAGATGCCAGTAATTCTGGCCATTTGACTCTCTTGCTTGTTTCAGGCTTCAGCACACCGCAGTATTCAGAATCTATAATTTTTGGGTGGATCACCCTCACTTTCTGACTTTGGTTGATGATGTTTGGAGAAGCAGAGGGGCCTGTTCTGTTGCTGTACGTAGAATATCTGTCTGTCATGTTCTTGAAGGTTAGAGTGAGATGTGAAAATTTTGAAGTGGGTACTAGTTGAATCCAAGCAATGGTTTTATGCATAAAAAGGGTATGATCTTGTGTGACATTCAACAAGCTTGAAGTTTCGCTCGTGAAACAGTATGAATTTTTTGCAGAGCATTTTTTAGGTATAGACGTTTGTTTTGCTGAATCATCTACTTCAACATGCATATGTTCTTATGATGAACGTACGTCAGTAATCAGAAAATGTTCAAACACTAACGTGCATCTGCACCTCGTTTTGCTTAATACAACAGAATTGTTTCTAATAGAAGGTGAAAGGAGACAAAAAGTTCGACGGAATTATTTTCTTCTGTTGTCTTTACTTAATGATGAACTCTTAAAGAGTTTTGGGCATATTCCTTGCAATTTGATCAGCCTCCATAACTTTGGAAATGCAGATACTTGGGCCGTTCAATATGTAAACTCTACGCGGATAAACGGAAGTCCCGAGTCCTCCAAATTGGTGTATCATGTATTATTGGAGGTGTCGAAGTCTCTTCTAGAAAGTTGACTCCTTGGATTCGGattctattctctctctctctctctctctctctctctctctctctctctctctctctctctcaattacgTTCTGAGTTAATTATCATTTGAAGGCGGAATAATATCAGGTTTAGTTCAATTTTCGAATCTCTAAAAGGGTTAACCTTCCAATGCTTTCGGTAAACACACGCTTCCTCATTTTTCTTGTGTATGTTCCATTATCAGCCTTTCTGGCCCACCAAAGGTGCCACGTCCTGAAAGAGGATTTAAGCCCTCTTCTGCAAAAGAAGGCCCTTAATTGGTAGAAATAATtgccttattattattattattattattataaatattttcatttcactCTGTTGCTAAAGTGAAAGACATCGTCTCTATGCAGAAGAGAATGCCAACTGAACTGAAGTAAACACCTACATGGCATGCACCGGTTCCTTAAATGCCAATATGTTTGGAGCACGTGTGAGGCGTGATAAAATTTAGGGGTGACAATAtgtcacacgacccgttaacccaatacgaacacgacacgataatagcgggttaggatttagccttaatgggttcgagtcaaaacaggttgacccgttaagacacgattgtttaacgggttaacccgttatgacacgttaagaaagttaaaattacaattatacctttatatctaaaaataaaattattagaatttcaatttcgatatttttattatttggattgtagttttggacttataattagttttataatttttatagatattgtaattttaacatttatataaaattatgctaaatttaataaggttaaaaaggttaatttcgggcctattcaatccatttacataaatagtttaaaatgaattgtattgtgtcgtattaacttatttcgtaatattttcttaatttatttatttacttataaaaaaaaacatatttcgtaatatttattaatgggtcaaaacgggttgacacgacacgacccgttatgttaatgggtcgtgttagagtttaagattttgacacgataagcttaatggGTCGGGTTAGGAttgacctatatgacccgttaacacgatttgacacaaCACGAACACAAcctgttaacacgatttgacactccTAATGATATCATGATAGTATGGTGGTTATATACATGAACTAGTAGTCATGCCTTACTCCTTTGAAGACAGCAAAACAGAATATAGAAGCAAAAAAAGAACTTAATCAAAGAACCCAATTGTCTATCTAGTCCAAGCAAAATTTGAGGTTTTTTAAACAGTTCTTCGACAATTAAGATTTTGCACCTAGTAGCAATATAAACCTTTTGTTTATGGAAAAGAACAAGAGGGAATGAAACCacgttttctttttataaactaTGCCACAAGCATCAGGTTATTTGTACCAGATTATGGTGCAATTAatgcatatatttttatttgtatttttcagATTTGAATTTAACTTGTGGATTGCGAATATCATCCTGGCTTTGAATCAGACGAATCTCCAAACTGCTTGACTGGGGACTGTGTCCGGCACTTCTATAATCATTCAGTGTTCTCTGCAGAAGTGCCTGCAAGGATAGAAAAAACTTCAACGATCTGCTAACCATAGTTCAAAGATGAGGATCCAATTGCAAAGTGCAACTCTAGGTTTTGGTTTAATAATCTCAAAAGTAAAGGTTCCCGCAACAATTTGTCAGTTCCTTGAAAGAACAAGTTGATGCATCCAAGatt
This is a stretch of genomic DNA from Carya illinoinensis cultivar Pawnee chromosome 3, C.illinoinensisPawnee_v1, whole genome shotgun sequence. It encodes these proteins:
- the LOC122302867 gene encoding methionyl-tRNA formyltransferase encodes the protein MYSSLMLRRFCCFQTSSSSPPLKKKPVVFLGSPQVSATVLDALLSASAAADSLFEVAAIVTQPPSRRNRGKKVMPSPLALYALDRGFSSELIFTPERAGEDIFLSNLKALEPELCITAAYGNILPSKFLNIPPLGTVNIHPSLLPLYRGAAPVQRALQDGVKETGVSLAFTVRALDAGPIISCGRLEIDNQIKAPDLLELLFSEGSKLLIHELPSILDGSARLKAQPQDDSKATLAPKITPEESWLSFDEEAPVLHNKVRAFAGWPGTRAKVGVVDKKNGHENILELKIITTRVCSHYNIQSNEVDEITFVKGALVFPCGECTGLEVLEVQLPGKKAISAAAFWNGLRGQTLKKL
- the LOC122305577 gene encoding heavy metal-associated isoprenylated plant protein 21-like, producing the protein MGALDYLSNFCTVTSTRSKRKSMQTVEIKVKMDCDGCERRVKNAVTSMKGVKSVEVNRKQQRVTVSGYVEPNKVLKRVKISIGKRAEFWPYIPQHLVPYPFASGAYDKRAPSGYVKNVVQAFPAASNNAAHDQENMVSLFSDDNVNACSIM